In Oryzias melastigma strain HK-1 linkage group LG18, ASM292280v2, whole genome shotgun sequence, one DNA window encodes the following:
- the ovol1a gene encoding putative transcription factor Ovo-like 1a: MPRAFLVKKANVSPGKRNWSELPDHERGDVYIPVSIFPSSVLGLEAEASPAETAPLCLTKHPQLDTRPELPSSTILGRPQSPAGSLEGRSELKRRSQGGSTYVRAKIKVTTGELPPDPSPLALTLGSVPAPTQRTPQATVIPPTSNPAPPPAEVVPMVTQPSGQSQNTSTTASGGFVCQVCQKTFQYQRMLNRHVKCHNETKRHLCTFCGKGFNDTFDLKRHVRTHTGVRPYKCSLCDKAFTQRCSLESHMKKIHGVTLKYAYKERRNKLYVCEECGHTAGTQDDLAVHLHTLHPDSPLLKGKAARRLAGGGAGGGSVAGSTPGSPREGDSDDTSGSAGQ, from the exons ATGCCGAGGGCCTTTCTGGTGAAGAAGGCGAACGTTTCGCCCGGAAAGCGGAACTGGAGCGAGCTGCCCGACCACGAGCGCGGGGACGTTTACATCCCAG TTTCCATCTTCCCCTCCTCTGTCCTGGGACTGGAGGCTGAGGCCAGCCCGGCTGAGACGGCGCCACTCTGCCTCACCAAACACCCCCAGTTGGACACACGGCCAGAGCTGCCGTCCAGCACCATCCTCGGCCGGCCCCAGAGCCCGGCAGGTTCCCTGGAGGGGCGGTCCGAACTCAAGAGGAGGTCGCAGGGAGGTTCTACCTACGTCCGAGCCAAAATCAAG GTGACCACAGGCGAGTTGCCCCCGGATCCGTCGCCTCTCGCTCTCACTCTGGGATCGGTTCCCGCTCCAACGCAAAGAACGCCACAAGCCACTGTGATACCACCTACCTCAAatccagccccgcccccagctGAGGTGGTTCCTATGGTAACCCAGCCCTCAGGTCAAAGTCAAAATACGTCCACAACAGCATCAGGAGGATTTGTGTGTCAG GTTTGTCAGAAGACCTTCCAGTATCAGCGGATGCTCAACAGACACGTCAAGTGTCACAACGAGACCAAGAGACATCTGTGCACCTTCTGCGGGAAGGGTTTCAACGACACCTTCGACCTCAAGAGACACGTCCGCACGCATACAG GCGTGCGTCCGTACAAGTGCAGTCTCTGCGACAAGGCCTTCACGCAGCGCTGCTCGCTGGAGTCGCACATGAAGAAGATCCACGGCGTCACGCTGAAGTACGCGTACAAGGAGCGCCGCAACAAGCTGTACGTCTGCGAGGAGTGCGGCCACACGGCGGGGACTCAGGACGACCTGGCGGTGCACCTTCACACACTCCACCCCGACAGCCCCCTGTTGAAGGGGAAGGCCGCCCGCAGGCTGGCAGGGGGAGGAGCCGGGGGAGGGTCCGTCGCCGGGTCCACGCCGGGGTCCCCACGGGAGGGCGACAGCGACGATACCAGCGGCTCCGCCGGGCAGTAG